Sequence from the Clostridium botulinum genome:
CTAACTATCCTTTTGAGTTTCCTTTAAAGCTAAAACAAGTACATTTACGCACTTTTCTATATCACTGTCACTAGACATGTTATTTCCCAAATTAATAAGTAACGCATTTTTAGATAAATCCTGATTAAAGCATAACTTACCACGATTATACGAAATTATTTCTGTTTTAATTTCATTTGAACTATTTATATTTTGTAATAAACTTTCAGCAAATACCTTATTGTTCTCATAATAAGGACTATTTTTAGCAAGAACTAATGTTATCTTTTTTGTATCACATTTAGTACTATCTACTGCATCTCGATGTATATCTAATAAAATATTACTTGAATAATCTTTAACATCTGCTTTTATTAAATCACGTGAATTTTGATATGATTCAGTATATTCTTTAGGGGCCTTGCACTTGATAAAATTACTACTTAAACCTTCTTTTATAAGTTTATCATTAATTAAAGCACCTATATCAGTTACATTTATCCCAGATTGATAATCTTCATCAGCATGACTATTATAAATTATAATATCAGATGAAAATGTAACTACAGAATTTGAGTTATCATTTGATATATTATTTGCATTGGTTGATAATGTTTGATCTGCTGTATTATTACTATCTATATTATCCAAAGTTGAAACTTGTACTTTTACTGCATCATCAATATTTAATTTTGAAGCATTTACCCCAACTGCTACTCCCCCTATAATAACAACAATAATACTACCAAGTAATATTCCTTTAAAATTTATTTTCTTATATTTTGAAATCATGATAATCCTCCTTTTAATCTCTAAATTATCTCTAACCATTGATGTAGTTCCTATAAGTCTATTATTACTTCCACATAAAGCCAATACCTTTATTAACACATTACCATATTGTATATTTTCATTTTTATTCAAATAAGAAATTGCATTATTATCACATGAAAATTCACAATCTTTTTTAATTCTACTAAGACCATAAATAACTATTGGATTAAACCAGTAAATAATGGACAATAAAATTATGATCCAGTTTATTAGTATATCCTTCCTTTTTAAATGAATTAGTTCGTGCATTAAAATGTATTTAAAGTCAGATGCGCTAATGTTCTCTACTAAGCTTATTGGAATTAATATCTTTGGTTTAACTAATCCACATAAACAGGGACTGCTTATTTTTGAAGAATATAATAATTTTACTTTAGTTTTTATATGAATAATATTTATACAATTATTTAAAAT
This genomic interval carries:
- a CDS encoding M56 family metallopeptidase; translation: MNFFETTIVSSFIGSIIVLIILSINRIFRYKLNPTFHYYIWLILIVKLIFPFGPENSLSFSHIYQRVYIENNANENSLKVQENSIKQSQNSYLENLKSKNSFQNSNDNKLTLKTNISLENQLHIKKIFVSLWILGVILLICIFILAHKKLKQIVETSIKEVSNEHKEILNNCINIIHIKTKVKLLYSSKISSPCLCGLVKPKILIPISLVENISASDFKYILMHELIHLKRKDILINWIIILLSIIYWFNPIVIYGLSRIKKDCEFSCDNNAISYLNKNENIQYGNVLIKVLALCGSNNRLIGTTSMVRDNLEIKRRIIMISKYKKINFKGILLGSIIVVIIGGVAVGVNASKLNIDDAVKVQVSTLDNIDSNNTADQTLSTNANNISNDNSNSVVTFSSDIIIYNSHADEDYQSGINVTDIGALINDKLIKEGLSSNFIKCKAPKEYTESYQNSRDLIKADVKDYSSNILLDIHRDAVDSTKCDTKKITLVLAKNSPYYENNKVFAESLLQNINSSNEIKTEIISYNRGKLCFNQDLSKNALLINLGNNMSSDSDIEKCVNVLVLALKETQKDS